Proteins encoded together in one Panthera uncia isolate 11264 chromosome A2, Puncia_PCG_1.0, whole genome shotgun sequence window:
- the LOC125929134 gene encoding olfactory receptor 7A17-like, whose product MGPGNDTQISEFFLLGLSNEPELQPLIFGLFFSMYLISVFGNLLIILAVSSASHLHTPMYFFLSILSFVDICITSTIIPKMLVNIQTQTKIITYTGCISQIYFSTLFAGWDNFLLAVMAYDRFVAICHPLHYTVIMNPRLCGLLALVSWITSVLNSLLQSLMVLRLSFCTNSEIPHFFCELNQMTQLACSDTFLNDTVMYISTVLLAGGPLAGILYSYSKIISSLRRIPSAQGKYKAFSTCASHLSVVSLFYCTVLEGYLISSATQNSHSSATASVMYTVVTPMLNPFIYSLRNKDIKGALRRSFGMAGTKGTIVLLVKKCP is encoded by the coding sequence atggGACCAGGCAATGACACccaaatttcagaattttttcttctgggattATCAAATGAACCAGAATTACAGCCCCTCATATTTGGACTTTTCTTCTCCATGTACTTGATCAGTGTCTTTGGAAACCTGCTCATCATCCTGGCTGTCAGCTCTGCCTCCCACCTCCACACGcctatgtatttctttctctccatcctgtCCTTTGTGGACATTTGTATCACCTCTACCATCATCCCAAAGATGTTGGTAAATATACAGACACAGACTAAAATTATAACCTATACAGGATGCATCAGCCAGATCTATTTTTCCACACTCTTTGCAGGCTGGGACAACTTTCTCCTGGCcgtgatggcctatgaccgcttcGTGGCCATCTGTCACCCCCTGCACTACACGGTCATCATGAACCCCCGGCTCTGTGGACTGCTGGCTCTGGTGTCCTGGATCACGAGTGTCCTGAATTCCTTGTTACAAAGCTTAATGGTGCTGCGATTGTCCTTCTGTACAAACTCAGAAATCCCTCACTTTTTCTGTGAACTCAATCAGATGACCCAGCTTGCCTGTTCTGATACCTTTCTGAACGACACAGTGATGTATATTTCAACGGTGTTGCTGGCCGGTGGTCCCCTTGCTGGGATCCTTTACTCTTACTCTAAGATTATTTCCTCTCTACGTAGAATCCCATCAGCTCAGGGCAAGTATAAAGCATTTTCCACCTGTGCGTCTCACCTCTCAGTTGTCTCCTTATTTTATTGCACGGTCCTGGAAGGGTACCTTATCTCCTCTGCTACCCAGAACTCCCACTCAAGTGCAACAGCCTCAGTGATGTACACGGTGGTCACGCCCATGCTGAACCCCttcatctacagcctgaggaacaaAGACATAAAGGGGGCTCTGAGGAGATCCTTCGGGATGGCAGGGACAAAAGGGACCATCGTCCTGCTGGTGAAGAAGTGCCCTTGA
- the LOC125929139 gene encoding olfactory receptor-like protein OLF4, with protein sequence MDPGNDTGTSEFLLMGFSEEPELQPLIFGLFLSMYLITVFGNLLIILAVSSDSCLHTPMYFFLANLSFVDICFTSTTVPKMLLNIQTQSKVITYDDCITQIYFFILFAVMDVFLLSVMAYDRFVAICHPLHYMIIMNPQLCGLLVLLSWIMCVLNSLLQSLMMLRLSFCTQVEIPHFFCELNEMLQLACSDTFLNNVVMYLAAVLLGGGPFAGILYSYSKIVSSIRGIASAKGKFKTFSTCASHLSVVCLFYCTMLGVYLSSAATQSSHSSATASVMYTVVTPMLNPFIYSLRNRDIKSALKRIVGVQVM encoded by the coding sequence ATGGACCCAGGAAATGATACAGGAACTTCAGAATTTCTTCTTATGGGATTTTCAGAAGAACCAGAACTGCAGCCCCTCATATTTGGGCTTTTCCTCTCCATGTACCTGATCACTGTGTTTGGGAACCTGCTCATCATCCTGGCTGTCAGCTCTGACTCCTGCCTCCACacgcccatgtacttcttcctggccAACCTGTCCTTTGTAGACATCTGCTTCACGTCCACCACTGTCCCAAAGATGCTTCTGAACATCCAGACCCAGAGCAAAGTCATAACCTATGATGACTGCAtcacacagatttattttttcatactcTTTGCTGTGATGGATGTCTTCCTCCTGAGTGTGATGGCCTATGACAGGTTTGTGGCCATCTGCCACCCCCTCCACTACATGATCATCATGAACCCCCAGCTTTGTGGGCTGTTGGTTCTGTTGTCCTGGATCATGTGTGTCCTGAATTCCCTGTTACAGAGTTTAATGATGTTGCGGCTGTCGTTCTGTACACAGGTAGAAATTCCCCACTTTTTCTGTGAACTCAATGAGATGCTCCAGCTTGCCTGTTCTGACACCTTTCTTAATAACGTGGTGATGTATCTTGCAGCTGTCCTGCTGGGTGGTGGTCCTTTTGCTGGGATCCTTTACTCTTATTCCAAGATAGTTTCCTCTATACGTGGGATTGCATCAGCTAAGGGCAAGTTCAAAACGTTTTCCACCTGTGCGTCTCACCTGTCGGTCGTGTGTTTATTTTACTGTACGATGCTCGGCGTGTACCTGAGCTCTGCTGCTACCCAGAGCTCCCACTCAAGTGCCACAGCCTCGGTGATGTACACGGTGGTCACGCCCATGCTGAACCCCttcatctacagcctgaggaacagAGACATAAAGAGTGCTCTGAAAAGAATTGTTGGGGTTCAAGTGATGTAA
- the LOC125929140 gene encoding olfactory receptor-like protein OLF4: MYLITVFGNLLIILAISTDPNLHTPMYFFLANLSFVDICFTSTTIPKMLWNIQTQSKVITYEDCIAQMNFFIIFSVLDDFLLSVMAYDRFVAICPPLHYTIIMNPQLCGLLVLVSCIMSVLYSLLQTLMVLRLSFCTEVEIPHFFCELNQMIQLACSDTFLNDMMMYFATVLLGGAPLAGVLYSYSKIVSSIRRISSALGKYKAFSTCASHLSVVSLFYCTGLGVYLSSAATQSSHSSATASVMYTVVTPMLNPFIYSLRNRDIKGALRRFSAMAAIKGLIVLG, translated from the coding sequence ATGTACCTGATCACTGTGTTTGGAAACTTGCTCATCATCttggccatcagcacagaccccaacctccacacccccatgtacttcttcctggccAACCTGTCCTTTGTAGACATTTGCTTCACCTCCACCACCATCCCGAAGATGCTCTGGAACATCCAGACCCAGAGCAAAGTCATAACCTATGAGGACTGCATCGCACAGATGAACTTCTTCATAATCTTTTCAGTGTTGGATGACTTTCTCCTGAGTGTGATGGCCTATGACCGGTTTGTGGCCATCTGTCCCCCCCTGCACTACACAATCATCATGAACCCCCAGCTCTGTGGACTCCTGGTTCTGGTGTCCTGTATCATGAGTGTTCTTTATTCCTTGTTACAAACCTTAATGGTGTTGCGGCTGTCCTTCTGTACAGAGGTGGAAATCCCCCACTTTTTCTGTGAACTCAATCAGATGATCCAACTTGCCTGTTCTGACACCTTTCTTAATGACATGATGATGTATTTTGCAACTGTGCTGCTGGGTGGTGCTCCCCTAGCTGGGGTCCTTTACTCTTATTCTAAGATAGTTTCCTCCATACGTAGGATCTCATCAGCTCTGGGCAAGTATAAGGCATTTTCCACCTGTGCATCTCACCTCTCGGTTGTCTCCTTATTTTATTGTACTGGCCTGGGAGTGTACCTCAGCTCTGCTGCTACCCAGAGCTCCCACTCAAGTGCCACAGCCTCGGTGATGTACACGGTGGTCACGCCCATGCTGAACCCCTTCATCTACAGCCTGAGAAACAGAGACATAAAGGGCGCTCTGAGGAGATTCTCTGCAATGGCAGCTATAAAAGGGCTAATTGTCTTGGGCTGA